In bacterium 336/3, the following proteins share a genomic window:
- a CDS encoding D-tyrosyl-tRNA(Tyr) deacylase, with the protein MIAVIQRVKNASVTIERKLHSEIGVGLLVLLGIGQDDTQEDIDWLAKKIVQMRIFSDSEQKMNLSVQDVGGNILLVSQFTLFASTKKGNRPSFIEAARPEIAIPLYEKSIAIFSQELGKSIQTGEFGADMQVNLLNDGPVTIIIDSKNRK; encoded by the coding sequence ATGATTGCTGTTATTCAGCGTGTAAAAAACGCATCTGTAACCATTGAGAGAAAACTCCATTCGGAAATTGGGGTAGGTTTGCTTGTTTTGTTGGGTATCGGGCAAGATGACACCCAAGAAGATATTGACTGGCTTGCCAAAAAAATTGTACAGATGCGTATTTTTTCGGATAGCGAACAAAAAATGAACCTTTCGGTACAAGATGTGGGTGGAAATATTCTGCTTGTAAGTCAGTTTACATTATTTGCAAGCACCAAAAAAGGCAATCGTCCTTCGTTTATTGAGGCTGCCCGCCCAGAAATAGCGATTCCTCTTTACGAAAAATCTATTGCTATATTTTCTCAAGAATTAGGTAAATCCATCCAAACAGGTGAATTTGGAGCAGATATGCAAGTAAATTTACTCAATGATGGTCCTGTTACCATTATCATTGATTCTAAAAATAGGAAGTAA
- a CDS encoding glycosyl transferase family 2 produces MYQNKKVIVVLPAYNAAKTLEQTYQEIPFEYVDEVVLVDDASKDDTVAVGQKLGIKHIVVHEKNKGYGGNQKSCYKKAMELGGDIVIMLHPDYQYTPKLLIAMISIIGNDLYPVVFGSRILGKGALKGGMPMYKYIANRFLTFSQNVLMNQKLSEYHTGYRAFSGEVIKSIDFTYNSDDFVFDNQMIAQIFYKGYEIGEVTCPTKYFKEASSINFKRSMKYGFGVLGVSLRYFFTKLGIFKWKVLTGK; encoded by the coding sequence ATGTATCAAAATAAAAAAGTAATTGTTGTTTTACCTGCTTATAATGCAGCAAAAACCTTAGAACAAACCTACCAAGAGATTCCTTTTGAGTATGTGGATGAAGTGGTTTTGGTAGATGATGCCAGCAAAGATGACACTGTAGCTGTTGGTCAGAAGCTTGGTATCAAGCATATTGTCGTTCACGAGAAAAACAAGGGTTATGGTGGTAACCAGAAATCTTGTTATAAAAAAGCTATGGAGTTGGGTGGGGATATTGTAATCATGTTACACCCTGATTATCAGTATACTCCAAAACTTCTGATTGCCATGATTTCCATTATTGGAAATGATTTATATCCTGTTGTATTTGGTTCTCGCATACTGGGCAAAGGTGCTTTGAAAGGAGGAATGCCCATGTACAAATACATTGCAAACCGTTTCTTGACGTTTTCGCAAAATGTATTGATGAATCAGAAACTCTCTGAGTATCATACAGGTTATAGAGCTTTTTCGGGAGAGGTAATTAAAAGTATAGATTTTACTTATAATTCTGATGATTTTGTGTTTGATAATCAGATGATTGCTCAAATTTTTTATAAAGGTTACGAAATTGGAGAAGTAACTTGTCCTACCAAATATTTCAAAGAGGCTTCTTCTATCAATTTTAAGCGTAGTATGAAATACGGTTTTGGGGTTTTGGGAGTTTCGTTGAGATATTTCTTTACAAAGCTGGGGATTTTCAAGTGGAAAGTTCTGACAGGGAAATAA
- a CDS encoding leucyl-tRNA synthetase, translating into MADYNFREIEPKWQKNWAEKNTYQTQENSSKPKYYVLDMFPYPSGAGLHVGHPLGYIASDIIARYKRAKGFNVLHPMGFDSFGLPAEQYAIQTGQHPAITTTENITRYKEQLKNIGFSYDWDREVQTSDPNYYKWTQWIFMRLFEAWYNKATDKAEHINMLIAEFKKNGNAQVKAVCDEDTPVFSAEAWNGFSEQEQSDILLKYRLTYLADAYVNWCPALGTVLANDEVKDGVSERGGYPVERKLMRQWMMRITAYAERLLNDLETLDWSESIKEVQKNWIGRSIGAEVTFKLATNEATITVFTTRIDTIYGVTYLVLAPENELVSQITTPAQKAEVEAYVEKATNRSERDRMADVKTVSGAFTGSYAINPFTNEQIPVWVAEYVLAGYGTGAVMGVPSSDDRDYRFAIHFNLPIVRVIEGTEDAENPTEKKYGKMINSGFLSGLESNEAIEKAIEFAEKNNFGVKKVNYKMRDAVFSRQRYWGEPVPVYFKNGIPKLIEEKELPLELPKIDKYLPTESGEPPLGRAEDWKYQNEYEYELSTMPGWAGSSWYWLRYMDANNDKEFVSKEKEQYWQNVDLYIGGAEHGTGHLLYSRFWNKALFDLGYISKPEPFQKMINQGMIQGRSNFAYKVLYKEVHASKRLTEYLLPLGFTQETTSGDLKLDFLHKEKNIAVEIRSQSIIKENWQEYLAKYAEFMPQGCQVMFVSVEEIFVNVGETIERIKTALSGGDFLQFPLNDYELPNLFVSHNLRKDYETIDLHVDVNIVENEILDIDAFRKWRPDLEDAEFILEDGKYICGYEVEKMSKRWYNVVNPDNIVERYGADTLRLYEMFLGPLEQFKPWNTNGIEGTHKFLRKLWRLFHDDKGELNVSETEPTKEEFKALHTAIKRVTEDIERFSFNTPVSTFMICVNELTDLKCNKKSILEPLLVLLAPYAPHITEELWSLSGHTETINTASYPILEEKYLQEDSFSYPISINGKHRTNIEFALDMPKEAIEKAVLENEIVQKWLEGQPAKKVIVVPKKIVNVVI; encoded by the coding sequence ATGGCAGATTACAATTTCAGAGAAATAGAACCCAAATGGCAAAAAAATTGGGCAGAGAAAAATACTTATCAAACACAAGAAAATTCTTCTAAGCCTAAATATTATGTACTCGATATGTTTCCTTATCCTTCTGGAGCTGGTTTGCATGTGGGGCATCCTCTGGGTTATATTGCATCCGATATTATTGCTCGCTATAAAAGAGCTAAGGGCTTCAATGTATTGCACCCAATGGGTTTTGATAGCTTTGGTTTGCCTGCTGAGCAATATGCTATCCAAACAGGGCAACATCCTGCCATTACTACTACTGAAAATATCACTCGTTATAAAGAACAATTAAAAAATATTGGCTTTTCGTATGATTGGGACAGGGAAGTACAAACTTCTGACCCTAATTATTACAAATGGACACAATGGATTTTCATGCGTTTGTTTGAGGCTTGGTACAACAAAGCAACAGACAAAGCTGAACATATCAATATGCTTATTGCTGAATTTAAGAAAAATGGTAATGCACAAGTAAAGGCTGTTTGTGATGAAGACACCCCTGTATTTTCAGCAGAAGCATGGAATGGGTTTTCTGAACAAGAACAATCTGACATTTTATTAAAATATCGTTTGACATACCTTGCAGACGCATACGTAAACTGGTGTCCTGCATTGGGAACTGTACTAGCCAACGATGAAGTAAAAGATGGTGTTTCGGAGCGTGGTGGCTATCCTGTGGAGCGTAAATTGATGCGTCAGTGGATGATGCGTATTACAGCTTATGCAGAACGTCTTTTGAACGATTTAGAAACATTAGATTGGTCAGAGAGTATCAAAGAAGTACAAAAAAACTGGATTGGTAGAAGTATTGGAGCTGAAGTTACTTTCAAATTGGCTACCAATGAAGCCACCATTACAGTTTTTACGACTCGTATAGATACTATTTATGGAGTAACTTATTTAGTTTTAGCTCCTGAAAATGAATTGGTTAGCCAGATTACAACACCTGCTCAGAAAGCAGAGGTAGAAGCTTATGTAGAAAAAGCTACCAACCGAAGTGAAAGAGACCGTATGGCAGATGTCAAAACTGTTTCAGGTGCCTTTACAGGCAGTTATGCTATCAATCCGTTTACCAATGAGCAAATTCCTGTTTGGGTTGCTGAATATGTACTGGCTGGTTATGGTACTGGTGCCGTAATGGGTGTACCCAGTTCAGACGATAGAGATTATCGTTTTGCAATACATTTTAATTTACCTATTGTAAGAGTAATAGAAGGTACAGAAGATGCTGAGAACCCAACAGAGAAGAAATATGGCAAGATGATTAATTCTGGATTTTTGAGTGGTTTGGAAAGCAATGAAGCCATTGAAAAAGCTATTGAATTTGCAGAAAAAAATAATTTTGGTGTAAAAAAAGTGAACTACAAAATGCGTGACGCAGTGTTTAGCCGTCAGCGTTATTGGGGTGAGCCTGTACCCGTTTATTTTAAAAATGGTATTCCCAAACTCATTGAAGAAAAAGAATTGCCATTGGAACTTCCTAAAATTGACAAATATTTACCTACAGAATCGGGTGAGCCACCTTTGGGCAGAGCAGAAGACTGGAAATATCAGAATGAATATGAATACGAATTAAGCACTATGCCAGGTTGGGCTGGTAGTAGCTGGTATTGGTTGCGTTATATGGACGCAAACAACGATAAGGAGTTTGTAAGTAAAGAGAAAGAACAATATTGGCAAAATGTAGATTTGTATATTGGTGGTGCTGAGCATGGTACAGGACACTTGTTATACAGTCGTTTTTGGAATAAAGCATTATTTGATTTAGGTTATATTTCAAAGCCTGAGCCTTTCCAAAAAATGATTAACCAAGGAATGATTCAGGGACGTAGTAATTTTGCTTATAAGGTTTTATATAAAGAAGTTCATGCTTCTAAAAGATTGACAGAATATTTACTTCCTTTAGGTTTTACGCAAGAAACTACTTCTGGCGATTTGAAATTGGATTTTCTACACAAAGAAAAAAATATTGCTGTTGAAATTCGTTCGCAGTCTATCATCAAAGAAAATTGGCAAGAGTATTTAGCAAAATATGCCGAATTTATGCCACAAGGTTGCCAAGTAATGTTTGTTTCTGTAGAGGAAATTTTTGTGAATGTTGGTGAAACCATTGAACGCATTAAAACAGCCTTGAGTGGAGGTGATTTTTTACAATTCCCTTTAAATGATTATGAATTACCTAATTTATTCGTTTCTCATAATCTCAGAAAAGATTATGAAACCATTGATTTGCACGTAGATGTAAATATTGTAGAAAATGAAATTCTTGATATAGATGCTTTTAGAAAGTGGCGACCTGATTTAGAAGATGCAGAATTTATTTTAGAAGATGGAAAGTATATTTGTGGGTATGAAGTAGAAAAAATGTCGAAGCGTTGGTACAATGTTGTAAATCCTGATAATATTGTAGAACGTTATGGGGCTGATACTTTGCGTTTGTATGAAATGTTTTTAGGTCCTTTGGAGCAATTTAAGCCTTGGAATACCAACGGAATTGAAGGAACTCACAAGTTTTTGAGAAAATTATGGCGTTTGTTTCATGATGATAAAGGAGAATTGAATGTTTCGGAGACTGAACCTACCAAAGAAGAGTTTAAAGCTTTACACACAGCCATCAAGCGTGTAACAGAAGATATTGAACGTTTCTCTTTCAATACACCTGTAAGTACATTCATGATTTGTGTAAACGAACTGACTGATTTAAAATGCAATAAAAAGTCTATTTTAGAGCCATTATTGGTGTTGCTTGCTCCTTATGCTCCGCATATCACAGAAGAATTGTGGAGTTTATCAGGGCATACAGAAACCATTAACACAGCTAGTTATCCTATTTTAGAGGAGAAATATTTACAAGAAGATTCGTTTTCTTATCCTATTTCCATCAATGGCAAGCATAGAACAAACATTGAGTTTGCTTTGGATATGCCTAAAGAAGCCATTGAAAAAGCTGTATTGGAGAACGAAATTGTACAAAAATGGTTAGAAGGGCAACCTGCGAAAAAAGTGATTGTCGTTCCAAAGAAAATTGTAAACGTAGTAATCTAA
- a CDS encoding acriflavin resistance protein: protein MSLASFSLRRPVFAVVMSIILMLFGGIGYKFLSVRDYPAIDPPVITVRTSYTGANADIIESQITEPLEKAINGIQGVRTISSTSSQGSSTITVEFNLDVDLEAAANDVRDKASQATRQLPQDLDAPPVVSKADASADPIIILAVQSTKFNILEINDFAANVLQEKLQTIPDVSRINIFGDKRYAMRLWFKPERMQAYNVTINDIQQALNRENIEIPGGKVFGNKTELTIKTIGKLSTEADFENVVIRSTQDGIIRLKDIAGVELGTEIEETNWKLNGNGGLALAIIPQPGSNYVKISEEFNKRLEELKKEIPEHIRFQVLFDSTKYIKQSIVEVAETLLIAFGLVVLIIYLFFRNWLIAIRPLIDIPVSLIATFFIMYLAGYSINILTMLGIVLATGLVVDDGIVVTENIFRKLEQGYPIQKAAKEGSNEILFAVISTSITLAVVFLPILFLQGFVGSLFKEFGVVVAGAVLISAFVSLTLTPVLNVWLNKKDDKPSWFYRVTEPFYEKMESGYKSTLQAFVKVKFIAFVIIGVCMGAIYWLFTTLPSELAPMEDRSNFRLSVTAPEGTSFDYMSDYVDRFATFLKDSIPEAKLVFSSTAATFAGGSTNSAFLRAILTEPNERTRSQKELVDYTNKKLSQFNDGRIFVVQEQTISVGLGSRGALPVQFVIQNFDFEKIKSVIPKFLEEARKSGTFQAVDVNLKFNKPEIEITVDRLKAKDLGVTTADIAEALQAAYSGRRIGYFLMNGKQYQVIGQVSRENRDEPTDLSSIYIRNNRNELVQLSTLVSIKETSNPPQLFHYNRYKSATISASLAPSKTIGDGITAMQAIGKNLLDDTFATSLSGPSRDYAESSSNTSFAFLLALLLIYLVLAAQFESFIDPLIIMFTVPLALAGALLSLWIFGQTVNIFSQIGMIMLIGLVTKNGILIVEFANQKREHGTPKLEALLEASKQRLRPILMTSLATMLGALPIALSLGAAAQSRMPLGIVIVGGLLFSLVLTLYVIPAIYMYLSRKKQVHNKELERV, encoded by the coding sequence ATGAGTTTAGCATCATTTAGTTTACGCCGTCCAGTTTTTGCAGTAGTCATGTCTATTATTCTCATGCTATTTGGCGGGATTGGCTATAAATTCTTGAGTGTCAGGGATTATCCAGCTATAGATCCTCCTGTGATTACTGTACGAACATCATACACAGGAGCCAATGCTGATATTATTGAAAGCCAGATTACAGAACCTTTGGAAAAAGCGATTAATGGTATTCAGGGTGTTCGGACTATTTCTTCTACCAGTTCGCAAGGGAGTAGCACTATTACTGTAGAGTTCAATTTGGATGTAGATTTGGAGGCTGCTGCCAATGATGTTCGTGATAAAGCTTCGCAGGCTACACGCCAATTGCCACAAGATTTGGATGCACCTCCAGTTGTTTCAAAAGCTGATGCTTCAGCAGACCCGATTATCATATTGGCAGTACAAAGTACAAAATTTAATATCTTAGAAATCAACGATTTTGCAGCAAATGTTCTACAAGAAAAATTGCAAACCATACCTGATGTCAGTCGTATTAATATTTTTGGTGATAAACGCTATGCTATGCGTCTGTGGTTTAAACCTGAAAGAATGCAGGCATACAATGTTACCATCAATGACATCCAACAAGCTCTCAATCGAGAAAATATAGAAATTCCTGGTGGTAAAGTATTTGGGAATAAAACGGAACTTACCATTAAGACTATTGGTAAGCTTTCTACAGAAGCAGACTTTGAAAATGTTGTGATTCGTTCCACACAAGATGGTATTATACGCCTCAAAGATATAGCAGGTGTAGAATTGGGTACAGAAATAGAAGAAACCAATTGGAAACTAAATGGAAATGGAGGTTTAGCTCTGGCTATTATTCCACAACCAGGGTCTAATTATGTTAAAATTTCAGAAGAGTTTAACAAACGTTTAGAAGAGCTCAAAAAAGAAATTCCTGAACATATTCGTTTTCAAGTTCTTTTCGACTCAACCAAATATATCAAGCAATCTATTGTAGAAGTAGCTGAAACACTGTTAATTGCCTTTGGATTAGTGGTGTTAATTATTTATTTATTTTTCCGTAATTGGCTCATAGCCATTCGCCCTCTCATTGATATTCCAGTTTCGTTGATAGCGACATTTTTCATTATGTATTTGGCCGGCTATTCTATCAATATTCTTACCATGCTGGGTATTGTGCTTGCAACAGGGCTTGTCGTAGATGATGGTATAGTCGTTACAGAGAATATTTTCAGAAAATTAGAACAAGGCTATCCAATCCAAAAAGCAGCCAAAGAAGGCAGTAACGAGATTTTATTTGCTGTTATTTCTACTTCTATTACACTTGCAGTTGTATTTTTACCCATTTTGTTCTTACAAGGTTTTGTAGGTTCTTTATTCAAAGAGTTTGGAGTAGTGGTAGCTGGAGCTGTACTTATTTCAGCTTTTGTATCACTTACACTCACACCTGTTTTGAATGTTTGGCTCAATAAAAAAGATGATAAACCCTCTTGGTTTTATAGAGTTACAGAACCTTTTTACGAAAAAATGGAATCAGGGTATAAAAGTACTTTACAAGCTTTTGTAAAAGTTAAGTTTATAGCTTTCGTGATTATTGGTGTTTGTATGGGAGCAATTTATTGGCTGTTTACAACTTTACCCTCAGAGTTAGCACCTATGGAAGATAGAAGCAATTTTCGTTTGAGTGTAACTGCTCCAGAAGGTACATCTTTCGATTATATGTCAGATTATGTAGATAGATTTGCTACATTTTTAAAAGATTCTATTCCTGAAGCAAAACTAGTATTTAGTTCAACGGCAGCTACTTTTGCAGGAGGTAGTACAAATTCTGCATTTTTAAGAGCAATCTTAACAGAACCCAATGAACGTACTCGTTCACAAAAAGAACTAGTTGACTATACCAATAAAAAGCTATCACAGTTTAATGATGGGCGTATTTTTGTAGTTCAAGAACAAACTATTTCTGTAGGTTTAGGTTCAAGAGGTGCTTTGCCTGTTCAGTTTGTTATACAAAATTTTGACTTTGAGAAAATCAAATCTGTTATTCCCAAATTTTTGGAAGAAGCTAGAAAAAGTGGAACGTTTCAAGCTGTAGATGTCAACCTAAAATTCAATAAACCTGAAATTGAAATTACAGTAGATAGACTCAAAGCCAAAGACTTAGGCGTTACAACTGCCGATATAGCTGAAGCACTACAAGCAGCTTATAGTGGTAGAAGAATTGGTTACTTTTTGATGAATGGCAAACAGTATCAGGTCATTGGGCAAGTAAGTAGAGAAAATAGAGATGAGCCAACAGATTTGAGTAGTATTTATATTCGTAACAATCGTAATGAGCTTGTACAGCTTAGTACACTTGTAAGCATTAAAGAAACCAGTAATCCTCCTCAGTTATTCCATTACAATCGTTATAAATCTGCTACGATTTCAGCATCTTTAGCTCCAAGTAAAACAATTGGGGACGGAATAACTGCCATGCAAGCCATTGGTAAAAATTTATTAGATGATACTTTTGCTACTTCTCTTTCAGGACCATCCAGAGATTATGCTGAAAGTTCGTCCAACACATCTTTTGCATTTTTATTAGCTTTATTATTGATTTACTTGGTCTTAGCTGCTCAGTTTGAGAGTTTTATTGATCCACTTATCATCATGTTTACAGTACCTTTAGCACTTGCAGGAGCATTATTAAGTCTTTGGATCTTTGGACAAACTGTGAATATTTTTTCTCAGATTGGCATGATTATGCTCATTGGTTTGGTTACTAAAAACGGTATTTTGATTGTAGAATTTGCAAACCAGAAACGAGAACATGGTACACCAAAATTGGAAGCTCTTTTGGAAGCCTCTAAGCAGCGTTTACGCCCCATCCTGATGACTTCATTGGCTACCATGCTGGGTGCATTGCCCATTGCCCTTTCATTGGGTGCTGCTGCCCAAAGTCGTATGCCTTTGGGAATTGTAATTGTTGGAGGGCTTTTATTTAGTTTAGTCCTAACATTGTATGTAATTCCTGCTATTTATATGTATTTATCACGCAAAAAACAAGTTCATAATAAAGAACTCGAAAGGGTCTAA
- a CDS encoding DNA polymerase III subunit delta, which yields MPISKPEDILKDLQSKKIAPIYFLHGEETYYIDQISDYIEANALPEHEKGFNQVVMYGKDSQMGQIVNNARRFPMMAEKQVVIIKEFQETSDLRSDEAHKVLQKYIETASPSTVLVLAHKHKLLDKRKALYKALEKNAVVLESKKPYDNEIPKWIESYVRQKQYSISPTATLLLAEFVGSDLTRLASEIDKMLLNIGGSKQIEEDLVRKYVGQSKEYSIFDLQKTLIDKDILKANRIIHVFSQNPKDNPIIPMVTILFQFFTKVLLTHQTTDKSDNALAELLSVNRFFVKDYLNASRKYPLPKVIQIIHFLREADLQSKGVESGSMEEGDILKELVFKILH from the coding sequence ATGCCTATATCAAAACCTGAAGATATTCTCAAAGATTTACAGTCTAAAAAAATAGCTCCTATTTACTTTTTGCATGGCGAGGAAACTTATTATATAGACCAAATTTCTGATTATATTGAAGCCAACGCCCTACCTGAACACGAAAAAGGATTCAATCAAGTTGTGATGTATGGCAAGGACTCCCAAATGGGACAAATTGTAAATAATGCCCGCCGTTTCCCCATGATGGCAGAAAAACAGGTGGTAATAATCAAAGAGTTTCAGGAAACCAGCGATTTACGTAGTGATGAAGCCCATAAAGTGCTTCAAAAATATATAGAAACAGCTTCTCCTAGTACAGTTCTGGTATTGGCTCACAAACACAAATTATTAGACAAACGTAAAGCCCTTTACAAAGCCCTCGAAAAAAACGCTGTGGTGCTTGAAAGTAAAAAGCCCTATGACAACGAAATACCCAAATGGATAGAAAGTTATGTTCGCCAAAAGCAATATAGTATTTCACCTACAGCTACCCTCCTGCTCGCCGAATTTGTAGGAAGCGATTTGACAAGGCTCGCTAGCGAAATAGATAAAATGCTCTTGAATATTGGTGGAAGTAAACAAATTGAAGAAGATTTGGTAAGAAAGTATGTAGGACAAAGTAAAGAATACAGTATTTTCGATTTGCAGAAAACCCTGATAGACAAAGATATACTCAAAGCCAATAGGATTATTCATGTTTTTTCACAAAACCCAAAGGATAACCCCATTATCCCGATGGTAACCATTCTGTTTCAGTTTTTTACAAAAGTATTGCTTACTCACCAAACCACAGACAAAAGTGATAATGCTTTGGCTGAACTCCTGAGTGTCAATCGTTTTTTTGTGAAAGATTATCTAAATGCCAGCCGAAAATACCCTTTGCCCAAAGTGATACAAATTATTCATTTCTTACGAGAAGCCGACCTGCAAAGCAAAGGCGTAGAATCAGGAAGTATGGAAGAGGGGGATATACTCAAAGAATTGGTTTTTAAGATTTTACATTAA
- a CDS encoding chemotaxis protein CheY — protein MQNYQILWADDEIDLLKPHILFLKQKGYEVTPVNSGSDALDLFQERNFDVIFLDENMPGMSGLETLSQMKTIKPHIPVVMITKSEEEYIMEEAIGAKISDYLIKPLNPNQILLSVKKILENKRIISEKTNLNYQQDFRNLAMAFGDNLDHEEWGDVYKKLVHWELALEQSEDKSMREVLEMQKSEANTNFTKFICKNYESWLNDPSANKPLLSHQLFKKKVFPNFEDKTFFILIDNLRYDQWRILAPIIGEYFNIEEESLYYSILPTTTAYARNAIFAGMMPSDMEKYYPQLWKGEDDEEGKNLHEEDFLRKQVEKNKLNLKVSYNKIITNTQGKSLVDNFKNLMHHDLNVIVYNFVDMLSHARTDMQMIRELAPDEAAYRSITKSWFMHSPLLELVKRVADAKGRLIITTDHGTIRVKRPFKIIGDKNVNTNLRYKQGKNLSFGDKEVFDARKPEKLFLPKPNISTTYVFAVEDYFFAYPNNYNYYVSYFKDTFQHGGISMEEMIIPFITLKSK, from the coding sequence ATGCAGAACTATCAAATTCTTTGGGCTGATGATGAAATCGATTTGCTCAAGCCACATATTCTTTTTTTAAAACAAAAAGGATACGAAGTAACTCCTGTCAATAGTGGTTCAGATGCTTTAGATTTATTTCAAGAGCGAAATTTTGATGTTATATTTTTAGATGAAAATATGCCTGGAATGAGTGGTTTAGAAACTTTGAGCCAAATGAAAACCATTAAACCTCATATTCCTGTAGTGATGATTACTAAAAGTGAAGAGGAGTATATCATGGAGGAAGCTATTGGAGCAAAAATTTCAGATTATCTTATTAAACCTCTCAATCCCAACCAAATATTACTTTCTGTAAAGAAAATTTTAGAAAATAAACGTATCATTAGCGAAAAAACAAATCTCAATTATCAACAAGATTTTAGGAATTTAGCAATGGCTTTTGGTGATAATCTTGACCATGAAGAATGGGGAGATGTTTATAAAAAACTTGTACACTGGGAGTTGGCTTTGGAGCAATCTGAAGATAAAAGTATGAGAGAAGTTTTAGAAATGCAAAAGAGTGAGGCAAATACCAATTTTACAAAGTTTATTTGTAAAAATTATGAAAGTTGGCTCAACGATCCTTCAGCTAACAAACCCCTTCTTTCTCATCAGCTTTTTAAGAAAAAAGTTTTCCCTAATTTTGAAGATAAAACATTTTTCATTCTGATAGATAATCTCCGTTATGATCAATGGAGAATTTTAGCACCTATTATTGGTGAGTACTTCAATATTGAAGAAGAAAGTCTTTATTACTCTATTCTACCAACTACTACAGCTTATGCTCGTAATGCTATTTTTGCAGGCATGATGCCTTCAGATATGGAAAAGTATTATCCTCAATTGTGGAAAGGAGAAGATGATGAAGAAGGGAAAAATCTTCATGAAGAAGACTTTTTGAGAAAACAAGTAGAAAAAAACAAACTCAATCTCAAAGTTTCTTACAATAAAATTATCACCAATACACAAGGAAAAAGCCTTGTTGATAATTTTAAAAACCTCATGCATCACGATTTGAATGTAATTGTTTACAATTTTGTAGATATGCTTTCGCATGCTCGTACAGATATGCAGATGATTCGAGAGTTAGCTCCTGACGAGGCCGCTTATCGTTCTATTACAAAATCGTGGTTTATGCACTCACCTCTACTTGAGCTAGTTAAAAGAGTTGCAGATGCAAAAGGAAGACTTATTATTACGACTGACCACGGAACAATTCGAGTGAAACGTCCTTTCAAGATTATTGGAGATAAAAATGTAAATACTAATTTAAGATATAAACAAGGTAAAAACCTGAGCTTTGGCGATAAAGAAGTTTTTGATGCTCGTAAGCCTGAAAAACTATTTTTACCAAAACCCAATATATCAACCACTTATGTGTTTGCTGTGGAAGATTATTTCTTTGCTTACCCTAATAACTACAACTATTATGTAAGCTATTTTAAAGATACATTTCAACATGGTGGTATTTCTATGGAAGAAATGATTATTCCATTTATAACCTTAAAATCTAAATAA